In one window of Acanthochromis polyacanthus isolate Apoly-LR-REF ecotype Palm Island chromosome 8, KAUST_Apoly_ChrSc, whole genome shotgun sequence DNA:
- the mtss1la gene encoding LOW QUALITY PROTEIN: MTSS I-BAR domain containing 2a (The sequence of the model RefSeq protein was modified relative to this genomic sequence to represent the inferred CDS: inserted 1 base in 1 codon), with protein MESVEKECGALGGLFQAIVNDMKSSYPVWEDFSAKATKLHSQLRTTILAAVAFLDAFQKVADMATNSRGATRDIGSALTRMCMRHRSIEAKLRHFTNTLMEGLVTPLQDRIEXWKKTANQLDKDHAQEYKRSRQEIKRKSLDTIKLQKKARKELLGRGNLRPQLDSAMQDVSDLYLLMEETEKQAVRRALLEERGRYCSFINLLQPVVNVEIAMLGEITHLQAIVDDLTVLTEDPHKLPPASEQVIRDLKGSDYSWSYQTPPSSPSSTGSRKSSMCSLLQMPSAGAHRLSSVSSHDSGFVSQDANTHSKPPSPMPSDITSQKSTSSASSEASETCQSVSECNSPTAFGSCSSFGTFRPAFSHTGTIRPLSVILPASPTFNHSPGSNTPSPTSKVPSWKDWAKSSSCEPSLASTLHRRRESMDKMRELEAPPSPQGYSGMQPDDPRRARSGPGTITAKHGEPLSPAASTLAMVLTRGLSMEQQKSSRDSLQYSSGYSTQTNTPSCSEDTIPSQGSDYECYSLNGDADSEGQADFDKSSTIPRHSNIAQSYRRMIQTKRPASTAGLPAGKSLQGTPNGAGGSSSGAIASGTATIRRTPSSKTSVRRTPSTSGPIPIRPPIVPVKTPTVPDSPGYASPSQHRVGSEEFLYGDDPSAGDYMRASPKRMSLPDTTWGCGRGGADRTVYAQQAPGMAAHGSEEDPLLAANRHSLVEKIGELAASAHALGEGQFPFPSMLPGDPAQFASQEMSSVTQDDVDMLVSIRRGVKLRKTVTDDRSAPRFIR; from the exons GTGCCACCAGGGACATCGGCTCAGCTCTGACGAGGATGTGTATGAGACATCGCAGCATTGAGGCAAAATTACGCCACTTCACCAA CACTCTTATGGAAGGCCTGGTTACACCACTCCAGGACAGGATAG GATGGAAGAAGACAGCGAATCAGCTGGATAAAGACCATGCCCA AGAATACAAGAGGTCTCGTCAGGAGATCAAAAGGAAGTCGCTAGATACTATAAAACTCcagaaaaaagcaagaaaag AGCTTCTAG GCCGGGGTAACCTGCGCCCCCAGCTGGACAGTGCCATGCAGGACGTCAGCGACTTGTACCTGCTGATGGAGGAGACGGAGAAGCAGGCGGTGCGCAGAGCGCTCCTGGAGGAAAGAGGGCGCTACTGCTCATTCATAAACCTGCTGCAGCCTGTTGTG AACGTAGAGATCGCCATGCTGGGAGAGATAACACATTTACAGGCCATTGTTGATGACCTCACTGTGTTGACCGAAGACCCTCACAAGCTGCCACCAGCCAGCGAGCAG GTGATCCGGGACCTGAAAGGCTCCGACTATAGCTGGTCCTACCAGACGCCTCCTTCCTCCCCCAGCAGCACCGGCTCCAGGAAGAGCAGCATGTGCAG TCTCCTTCAGATGCCCTCTGCAGGAGCCCATCGGCTCAGCAGCGTCTCCTCCCACGACTCAGGCTTCGTCTCCCAGGACGCCAACACCCATTCTAAGCCTCCATCGCCCATGCCCTCTGATATCACCAGCCAG AAATCAACAAGCTCGGCCTCCTCTGAGGCTTCAGAAACCTGCCAATCTGTCAGCGAGTGCAACTCTCCTACAGCG TTTGGCTCATGCTCATCCTTCGGTACCTTCCGCCCTGCTTTCTCTCACACTGGCACCATCAGGCCTCTATCTGTCATACTTCCTGCGTCCCCCACATTTAACCACTCCCCTGGATCCAACACTCCCTCACCCACATCAAAGGTTCCTAGCTGGaag gactGGGCCAAATCGAGTTCCTGTGAGCCGTCGTTGGCGAGCACTCTGCATCGTAGGAGGGAGTCTATGGATAAGATGAGAGAACTGGAGGCTCCGCCCAGTCCACAGGGATATTCTGGGATGCAACCAGATGATCCACGCCGAGCGAGAAGTGGCCCAGGAACCATTACAGCCAAG CATGGCGAGCCCCTCTCTCCAGCAGCCAGTACACTAGCAATGGTTCTGACCAGAGGCTTGAGTATGGAACAGCAGAAGAGCAGCAGGGACTCTCTGCAGTACTCCAGTGGCTACAGCACCCAGACCAACACCCCCTCCTGCTCTGAGGACACCATACCATCTCAAG GTTCTGATTATGAGTGCTACTCTCTCAATGGGGACGCTGACAGTGAAGGGCAGGCAGACTTTGACAAATCCTCCACCATTCCTCGCCACAGTAACATCGCTCAGAGCTACCGCCGCATGATCCAGACCAAGAGGCCGGCTAGCACAGCAGGTCTGCCTGCAGGTAAAAGCCTGCAGGGAACTCCAAACGGCGCCGGGGGAAGCAGCTCTGGAGCCATCGCCTCGGGGACCGCCACTATTCGCCGGACGCCATCTTCCAAAACTAGCGTGAGACGCACACCGTCCACATCTGGTCCCATTCCCATCCGGCCCCCCATCGTGCCTGTTAAGACTCCCACAGTGCCAGATTCTCCAGGGTACGCTAGCCCGTCCCAGCATCGCGTGGGCAGCGAGGAGTTTCTGTACGGAGACGACCCATCTGCTGGTGACTACATGAGGGCGTCTCCAAAGCGAATGAGTCTTCCTGACACAACCTGGGGCTGCGGAAGAGGAGGGGCGGACAGGACTGTTTACGCCCAGCAGGCCCCTGGCATGGCCGCCCACGGCTCTGAGGAGGACCCTCTGCTCGCTGCCAACCGCCACAGCCTGGTGGAGAAGATAGGAGAGCTGGCAGCCAGCGCCCACGCCCTCGGTGAGGGTCAGTTCCCCTTCCCCAGCATGCTGCCAGGGGATCCAGCTCAGTTTGCATCCCAGGAGATGTCCTCCGTGACGCAGGACGACGTGGATATGCTGGTTTCTATACGCCGCGGGGTGAAGCTCCGCAAGACTGTAACCGATGACAGGTCAGCTCCCAGGTTTATCCGGTAG